The sequence CGTCCGTCATATCGAAACTGAGCACCATAATTCCCTGTTGCACCAGAGCATGAATGGGGACTTCATCTCCCGTCCCCCCTCTCAGGAATCCCGCCGAGCGATATTGAACCACCACCAGAGGATAGGCCCTTCCCTTCTCATAGTTCGCCGGATAGACCAGATGCCCATAGGCGGTATTGCCCATGCCATCATCGGAAAGCAGTTTCTCGATTTTGGTAAATTTCATTTCTCTGAATGCGGGATTTTCATCCACTAGCAGCTCTTTTTGTCCAGTCGCCAGATCAATGGAGACCAATTTTGCCGGAGAGGTCCAGCCCTCTTCCTTACAGATCATTTTCTGTTCACGACGCCTGCAGTCCTGAAGCAACTCATCCCCCCGGACAATGGTTCTGAGTTTTCCTGTCTCAGGGCTCCAGGCGTATAAGGCCATCAGACTGTGATGAGATCCGTCGCGTCGCTGAAAGATCACTTTATTCAATTCCGGTGACCACCAGAATTTTCTCAATATCCGGCCCCGATAGCCCAGACAGGCCTCATGGGCGCAAGTGATCCCCCTTCCCCCCACGACAACTTCCAGCCTGGAAAGAGGCGCAAATCCCTTAAAAATTTCAGGGTTCACATTTCTGAACTGAATTTTCGGGTCAACAGAGGACGCCTTGCCAACTTCTTCGACCTGCCCAGTATCCTTCGAAGTCTCAATAAAGGCAGTGGAGTTGCCAAAATAATTCTCGGTTTCTTTGTCAGTCACTATGCGTTCCTTGCCGCTCGTCACATCCAATATCCGCACGCGCAACTCACAGTGCCGGTCAGACTTCATTAAGTCCTCATATCCTGACGAGGTCTGCGACGCTTTGCAGGTTGGCCAGATGGACCGGACATCACTGGAATAGACCGGACTAATATCGTCCTGGACAAGAACCCCCTCGCGGTTTTCTTTATTTACCTCTCGTTCCACATCCGCCCGGTCTCTCCCCACCGTGAAATAAAGCAGCCTGCCATCCCTGGAAAATTTCAAATTTTCCACATCGGCAGTGCTATGCGTGAGTTGGACCACCTTCCCTCCTTCTCTGTCCACGCGCCAGATTTGCACCGCGTCATCCATCTTCCGGGTAAAGGCTATCCAGCGACTGTCCGGAGACCAGGCCGCAGGTGTACCGACAAATTCCCCTACTTTCATACCGTCCGGGAATACCGGCAGATAAAACTCTCCGCCATCGGCAAGGAACCGTCCCCCTTGCCGCTCCTGATCTGTCTCCGGAAAAATATCCATTATCTTCCAGGCCAGTTTATAGGTGTTGGCTTCAGGATCGGCCTGCACAATCTGATAAGCCACAGACTTCCCGTCCGGCGAAACCTCATAGGTCTTGATGTCTCTGATGGTCAGCAGGTCTTCTGTTGTCACAGCACGGGCCAGGCTCAAGTCAGGAAAGATCAGGGTCAGCAATAGAAGTATCTGCACCCCGTAAATCTTCCTTGCGAAAGAGCTCTTTCTTAAAATCTTCATTCCGATAGGCATTCATAAAACTCCTGAGGTGTTCTGCCGCACACCCTCAATTCCGGGTTAGAGACAAAGTCGACAGAGAAAAAAGGGGCCGGAAGCGGTTTTTATTTGTTTTCCTTCCGGCCCCACCGGGGCCTGCTACCCTGTTGGGGGGCAGGGTTTGCCTGTGGCTCACCTCACGCGAGCCACAGACACACAGGTCGGCGTTACCACTTTTTCGTCAATTGCAGGCTGATCACACGTCCCATGGGACTGGCGTTGGCAGGGTCATAATTGATGTTGTAGCCAAAGTTGCCGGTCACATAGGGAGGGTCCTGGTTGAACAGGTTCAGGACAATCAGGGAAAAGGCTGTATTCTGCAGTCCAACGGCGGACAGTTTATCGCCGGTTTCATAGCCGATATTGAGATCAAACGTGGTCCAGGACTTTACCGGCACCTCCGTCTCGCTTCTCCTGTCGGTATAGCCATCGGTGTAGTTGACAGACAGATTTGCTGAAAGGCCATCTTTCGCCCAGGACAGAATGGATTTCAGGCGCAGGTCAACGGGATAGTTGTAATTGTCCAGTTGATCGACCGGTTCATCTGTTTCAAGAAGTTTCTCTTCGAAATCCAGCAACCAGCTGCCACTCAGTGACCAGTTGAAATTCCCAATGCCGGTATCGAAAGCATAGGCAATCTGGAAATCCAGGCCGCTGGTTTTGATGCTCGCCATATTACGCAGATTGCCATCGACAAGGGCTTCCGCATCGGTGAACTCCGACGAGGACGTAAAGTTGCCGGAACGAGGTTGACCTGCCAGATACTCGAGATAGGCCGGATCGGGGGAATAGTCGATCACAGATGCCCAGCGAGGATTGGTGAAACTGTCCAGATAGGCTTTGGCCGCGGTGATCCTGTTGTTGAACGAAATATTGAAATAGGTCACCTTCAGAGAAAGTCCCGGGACTTCAGCCGGCGTGTAATCAAACCCGGCAGTCCAGCTGGTTGCCGTCTCCGGCTGAAGCCGGGAGTTGTTGCCGCGCGTCAATACAGCCAGCGTCGCGCCGGAGGGAACTGCAGGATTTGGCAAATAGAGCAAATATCCAGCATTGCTGCTCTCATCCAGCTCACTGAACAACGGTGCCCGGAAAGAGGTCCCAAAGGTTCCCCTCAGGGCAACCCCTTCAACCGGTTGCCACAGCAGACCGACTTTGGGATCAAGAGTGTTTCCGAAATCACTGTAATCCTCATACCGGGCCGCAAGGGTCAATTCCAGCCGCCGCCCGAAAGCTCCACTGTTCTCCTCCCCGACAAAGGGGACAAAAACTTCACCG comes from Emcibacter nanhaiensis and encodes:
- a CDS encoding Atxe2 family lasso peptide isopeptidase, whose protein sequence is MQILLLLTLIFPDLSLARAVTTEDLLTIRDIKTYEVSPDGKSVAYQIVQADPEANTYKLAWKIMDIFPETDQERQGGRFLADGGEFYLPVFPDGMKVGEFVGTPAAWSPDSRWIAFTRKMDDAVQIWRVDREGGKVVQLTHSTADVENLKFSRDGRLLYFTVGRDRADVEREVNKENREGVLVQDDISPVYSSDVRSIWPTCKASQTSSGYEDLMKSDRHCELRVRILDVTSGKERIVTDKETENYFGNSTAFIETSKDTGQVEEVGKASSVDPKIQFRNVNPEIFKGFAPLSRLEVVVGGRGITCAHEACLGYRGRILRKFWWSPELNKVIFQRRDGSHHSLMALYAWSPETGKLRTIVRGDELLQDCRRREQKMICKEEGWTSPAKLVSIDLATGQKELLVDENPAFREMKFTKIEKLLSDDGMGNTAYGHLVYPANYEKGRAYPLVVVQYRSAGFLRGGTGDEVPIHALVQQGIMVLSFDMTDDLENYARTGDFLEMSAKHWSYLLFDQGTLIALNRILDKLVERGLVDPAHIGITGLSHGASTVEQEILFTDRFAAASAAYISSNPMAYYVHNLSINRKYKNFLFGGKPYVGESAAFSLGLNAGKINTPLLVQAADREFQLSMQNYTLLREAGKPVEMYIFPDAYHVKWQPAQRQAVYKRHIDWFKFWLQGKEDPDPVKQKQYRRWREMRKNLNEDQ